TCTTCCGCCACAGGAATCAATCTCTGCcgttcatcttcctcggcttcttgctgctgctgcttcctaAGCCGGGTGCCTGCGGTCGCCACATAACCAACCAGGATGGAGCCGACGACAAATCCCGCTACCGCGAACATGATATTGATCGGGATGGGATTGCCATCGAACGGACCATGGGTCAGTGCGTCTAGTCCATACTGGGAGAAGTTCACCAGGCCGGACAAGCAGATGATAGTTCCGTAAACACGACCGAATGTGGCAAAGCCAAAGACTTTGGTGGCATAGTCACTGATGGTTCCCTGTTAGTGCTTGTAAGTTGATTGCGGGTGGTTCACTTACGACATGGCAGAGTAATATAACGGACGTAGAAGAACAAAAAGCACAACGGTTAAATACCCAGTTGTCAATGTGGGAATAGAGTTAAGAACTCCAATGACCGTGGTCAGAAACACTATAATTGCCAACGTAGATGGGACACTCAGGTGGTCGAGTATTAGCCCGATGAATGGCGTAGAAATAACTCCGCCAATCGGCAGAGCGATATCAAAGAATTCATTGATCTCTTCCCCCCGTTGCTCGTCGAGCATGAATTCGTACTGGGACCGAATTGTGGCGATAAAGTAGTTCATTCGGAGCATTTGCAAAACTGTGAGCGCAGTTATGAGTATGAACCATGGACTAGCCATCTGTTTATGGGCCGGTAGGCCATGAAGAACGCCCCAGACGGCGCTGGCTTGCTGGCGCTCTTCTTCATGTTGCTCGCGCTGCTTTcgttcctcctcgtcaccgagGACTTTGTCAAGCTTGAGCATTTTTTCACGGCGGCGCTCAGCACGTTCGCGTCTCACTCTTCGGAGCTCTCCATCGCtatcaatatcatcatccGAGTCATGAACATCCCTGGTCGCATCTTCCGCCTTTTCAATTCTGACCTCTAGCTGGTGGGTGGTTTGATAATCATGGGCTGGCATAAGAGTAACCCATGTGAAGAAAATCAAGACGGGGACCAGAGTAAATCCCAGAAAAAATTTGTCCGGAGTAAAGGCTCCGTTGCTCGCTTCAAACGCTAGCCTATAGAAAAGATAAACTGCAGCAGATGCATCGAACGCGCCCGTCACCAGAGCAACAATGGAGCCACTATATTTTGGGAACGCATTTGCTATCTGGAAAGAGGGAACAAACAAAAAAGTTCCTCCAAGCGCGAGCAGGAAATTCGCAGCAATATAGCCGTTGATTTCTGGGTGTCTGAACGAATATGCCATCAATAAGCTACCGGCGGCCAAAATGATACTGGCCGCAAAACCGCAAACACGGGAGCCATGACGGTCGAGGATAGAGCCGACCGGAAGAGACGAGACATTTGCTGTGATCGATCCCAcagtgaagaagaagttcaATCTGCAATTAAAAAATGGAATCAGCATATAGCCTAGCTTGTTTGACCGCAACACCTACCTTAGCTCCTGCTCATAGCAGGTATCCAactccccatccagctcctccgccgcacACAAATTGCGATAGACACCCTGGGCGACAAGAACAGGCTTCAGCGCCGCAAAGCCAAAGATTATTCCGGAACCAAGCCAACAGGCCAATATGGTAGCGAGCACCTGGGCTTGGAGACGTTAGCACGCGTCGTTCAAATTTTGCGTCGCGGGAAAGTACCTAGTCTTTGCGCAGTGTTAACCTTGTAAGGAGCAGTTGTCGAAGTCTCTTCAATAACGGAGACCGGCTGTGGAAAGAGGTCATAGCTGATTTTTCGTCGGATGGACCCGAACCCTTCGTGGGTGCTGTCGAAagtctcttcatcctcaggTTCTACGGCGCGATCCACGCCCTCGAGTACAGATACATGCTGCACGAGGGACATGGTATTATGTGTCAGGTATAATCAGCTCGCTATGTGAATAATACCTAGGCGGCCGCAgggaaggaaaaagaagaagggaaggcCATTGATAAAAGACGGGAGGAGATTGTGTAGTGTCTGTCGTGGGTCTAGACAGCTCTCGGTCGGGAGGTCGAAACTTCTCAATTAGTACTGGTATGTGTGCGGAGTCACCTTCTAGCCCGTTTCACAACTGATAAGGCATGATACCgatctatattaatttctgTGTGAATGAGTACGAGGAATCatcatgatgatgaggataggCGATGAATTTCACTCGATCACGATGCTGCATCCGGACTATACTTGCCACCCATAGCGCAGACACGGACCATGGTCGGAATGCGGGGCGACAGCTTGAAGACACAagactagtatataaaaggCAAAGCAATTTGCACATACCTGATTCGATACCAGATTTGATACTGGGGGTGTTGAGATTAAACTCATTAAGCGCGACGATCCGCCTATAGCAGAGGGTCTGATGGGTAGGCCGAGCTGAAATGACGAGTATGACGTATTTTCGCCTGTTGCAGGGTGACGTAGATGGCCATCTTTTTAACTGGCACGTTGTTCCAAACTTTCCTCCAGGAACAACTCCCTCTCGCGGGAAAAGTCTATGTCAACTTCCACTTGATATACCATGGCTTCGGTAACCATCAACGCCCCGAGCGGCGGCTTCCTCTATACGAACTCCAAGAACGCCCGCCTCATTATCACTGCCGAGACCCCCGAGTTCGATGGTGACTTCGTCGAGGCCTGGCTGAAGGAGGGATTTAACGTCGTATACGTCCCTTATAGCGAGGATGAAAAGGAGTACGCTCGTCGCCTGACGGCCGTCAAAGAGGGACTCGGTGTTGGCGACAACTATGGTGTTATAGGTAAGCAACTAACGCCATCCTTATTTCTGGATGGAAGTTCTAATCCTTGTAGCGTTTGGTGACGCCGCCGCATTCTGTTTGGACTACTATCTCAAACCGAACAACGTCAGTCGCCTGTGTGCGCTCGTCTGCTACTACCCTACCAGCATCCCCAATACACGGTCGCGCTACCCGCAGACGGTGCGCATCCTGACGCACCTGGCTGGCGAGGTCATCGACGTTATCACCACACCGACAGTACTGGGCCTGCAAGGTAAAAAGAAGCGATCAACGAGGCAGATCGACCCTGGAATCGGGGTGGGAGAGCAGCTTGAGATCGGACACCGCGCATATACATACTCTGAATCCGAGCCGGGCTTCGCCGAAGTGGACCAGGAGGAGTATAATCGGCTAGATGCAGACCTTGCATTCACTCGATCGCTCGAGGTCCTGCGGAGAGCTTATGGACAGGACAGGGATTTGGAAAAGGCCTGGGAGGAGCATTTGCAGGGTATGCTTGGACTCCACTGGGAATCATAGCCAATACTAACGGACAACAGGCAAATTCTTTTCTCTGGACCTCAACGATACTATGGAACACTACACCAAGAACCTCACTCCTGCCGTCACATACGCACCAACCCTTAGCGGTGGAACCGGGGCGCGCGCTCTCCGTCGTTTCTATGACAAATATTTCCTCCAAAAGCTCCCTCCGTCAATGCGCCTGCGTCTGATTTCACGAACTACAGGCGCCGATCGTGTGGTGGATGAGATCTACATTTCCTTCGAGCATACTCAGGAAGTCCCGTGGATGCTCCCGGGAGTCCCTCCAACCAATAAGAGAGTAGAGATCGTCATAGTGAGCATCGTCAGCCTGCGCGCTAAACAGCTATACTCCGAACACACTTACTGGGACCAGGCAAGTGTCCTGGTCCAGGTCGGCTTGCTCGACCCGAAGCTCGTTCCCCAGGGCGTGCAAGGCGTCGATCGCCTGCCAGTCATCGGACGGGAGTCGGCTCGCCGAATCCTCAACGAGGACCCGGAGGTCGATGAGCCAGAATTCCATAACCGGTTAATCATCCGCGGGAGGAAGCGAAGAGAGAGTAAGAGCAGTAGGGCCACGGAGAGTCAACTGCAGTCTCCGGTGCCGCAGTCAGAGACAGAGAGCCCCAACATGGGAAAACAGGCAGGCGCCCAGaacggagaagagaagggagaagagaCTACGGAGGCTACGGAGACAGAGAGCCCCAACAAGGGAAAACAGGCAGGTGCCCAGAacggagaagagaatggaGAAGAGACCATGGAGACTACAGAGACCACAGAGACTAGAGAGACCAGAGAGACCAGCGGCACCCAAAATTATGAAAAGAGTCAtgtcgaggaagtcaaggaaGGTCAGGAAGGtcaggaagaggaacttTAATTATGCAGGGCCCAAAAGGTGATCACAGCGACTCCGCAAAACGCCTTATGCTCGATCTTTCGTTCCTTTATACCCTTTTGTCGATGTCTTTCCACCTGCATTCACTTATAATATGACGACGTACTTTATTTAGCCATGTCTTCGTATAGCATCTAATCTATTTCTCTATTCGTTTATATTTATCAGGTCTCCGTAAGGCATTGAGAATCATATCAATTCTCCGTATATAATTAATGATTAGTGCACTTCTACGCCGTTTACTGATTTTGATAAACTGCTTTCGCATCGTGCCAGTGACGAGGCCTCTAGCAACATAGTCTAGATACATGGTCCTCAGGTTTGTTCTACCGCAGTATCGGATAAACTCCATGGAGAATAAAACTCTATAGTCAGACCCTCTTCGTGAAAACAATATCCAGGTAACTGGCTATTGGACTATGTATGTGTATATGTACAGTGGCGGTGCGGGGAAGAGGGGCAACCTGAGGTCACCCAGGAACTCTCCAGCTCAACCACCCACTGCTCAAAATTATTTGCCTCCTGTCAAAGACGCTGGCTTTATCTTGTCTTCACAAGCCCAATTGAACAGGTAAGTAATTCAAATTCGAGCATTGCCTGCCTTGCCATGCTGATCCAATTGATACCTCAGGCTTCACTACCCCACTTCTTATCGCCTTAAACGACCGCCGACGTCGTCACTCCGTCGCCCCCTCTACAACCAGCCTTTCTCTCCTTAACGCCCCGTATAGATCCCAAAATGACAAACCAAGTCCGCAccatctcgccctcctccggGAAAGTCATCTTCGAACACCCTGGCCAGTCTCTCGACCAAATCGGCCAAATCGCCCAGGTCTCCGAAGATGCCTTCCGCACCTACAAGGAGCTCTCCCTCGCCGAGCGCAAAGCCATCATCGTTAAGGCTTTGGAGATAATCGACGCCAACAAGGAAACCCTTGTGAAAGAACTTGCCGATCAAATGGGCCGTCCAGTTTCCTACATCGGTGGCGAGATTGACACGATGCGCAAGCGGGCTAACTACCTCCTTGACCTGGCAGAGGATAAGCTCAAGAGCGTTCCCGGACAGGCGGAGACTGGATTCAACAGATATGTCAAGAAGGTTCCAGTTGGGCCAGTGCTTCTCGCAACTGCGTGGAATGTGAGTCTTCCGAGCGATTTGCTGTAAGCTGAAGCTAACCAAGCAGTACCCCTATCTGATCACcatcaacgccctcgtcCCTGCGCTCCTCGCCGGAAACACTGTCATCCTCCGTCCCTCTCCTCAGACTCCTCTGTTTGGAGAACGCCTGGCCTCCTTTTTCGAACAAGCTGGTCTGCCCAAGAACGTTCTACAAGTTGTCCACTTCGGTGCTTGGGAGGTCTTCGACGAGGTTGTCAAGATCCCCCAGATCAAGCTGGTCTCTTTCGTCGGATCTACACAGGGAGGTCTCCGTCTTCGCCAGGCAACTGCAGGTAGAATCCTGCCATTGAACCTAGAGCTCGGTGGCAACGACCCGGCATACGTTCGCGCCGATGCGGATCTGGCGTACACGGCCGCGAATGTTGTTGACGGCGCCGTTTTCAACTCCGGCCAGAGCTGCTGCGCCATTGAGCGTGTATATGTACATGCTGATGTACATGATGCCTTTGTGGCTGAGATTCAGAAGGAGCTAGCAACGTACGTCTCGTCCCCTGCACCGCTGGTCTTGGCTAACAATTAAACAGCTACAAGCTCGGCGACCCCCACGACCAGGCAACTACTACAGGCCCAGTAATCTCCAGCCAAGCAGTCAAGAGCGTTCAATCGCACATTGATGAGGCCCTGTCTCGCGGCGCAGTTGACTCCACGCCCACGAACCCCACCTTCGAGAACCTACCAAGCTCAGGGAGCTTCATTGCCCCGAGAGTCCTCACCAACGTGTCGCACGACATGCGCGTCATGCGCGACGAGACCTTTGGCCCCGTCATCCCAATCATGAAGGTTCAGTCTGACGACGAGGCCGTGGCGCTGATGAACGACAGCGACTACGGTCTGACTGCTAGCGTGTGGACTAAGGACATCAAGGCAGGAGAGGAGTTGGTTGAACGTATTGAAGCCGGAACTGTCTACATCAACCGTTGCGACTTCCCTAGCCCGGTTCGTCCCCTTTATCTTTTCAAGTTGATTCCAGGCCTGCTGACAAAATTTACTATAGGACCTTGCGTGGATTGGCTGGAAGAACTCGGGTCTAGGCTGTTCGCTTGGCCCGCAGGCCTTCGATGCATTCTACAAGCTGAAGAGCTTCCACATCCGACAGACTCACGGTTAAGGTACCGTatattaaaagtatataCTTCATAGATAACATAACATAACATTAATTTTCTGCATCACATCCGTACAGTCTTCTGAGTCTGGCTTTCATACATACTACTGAAACATTTACGGCTTGCGGGAAGTCGCGGGCTTCTTACCCGTAACATGAGTCTCACGTTGTCCACTCTTAAGCGTTCGGCTGTACTTGACACCCACGCTGTTACCTGTCTTCACATCGAACGGCACAGGGCTAGAGTAGTCATGTGTAGCGTTCAAGCCGGCATACGTCTTCTTGACCACGTCCAGGATTCCATGCCCACCAGAGCACTTACCCTCGGTGGCAGGGACAGGCCAGTCGAAGGTCTGCTTGGCGTACTCGCCATTAGCCAGAGGACCAGGGTACGACACGTTCAAGTAGAGGTTGTTCGTGTCGACCTCGTAGTTTGTGTACCCGACTTtgtcggcgaggaaggagagcagGTTTGCGCCGCAGTCCCAGCGGCCGAGACTGGGGAGGCCGAAGTTGGCTGATAGAGAGGCGATGATGCTGTAATGGGTGTAGAAGGTGTTGTCTTCTTTGCCGAGGAGTTGCTTAGGGACCGCGCCACCGAGCAGGAAGCTGAAGACCTTGTTGCCGAGTTCGTAGGtgtcgttctcgtcgaaGGTTAGGAGAACGAGGGTGTCTTTCATGAAGTGCTCGTTGTCAAGGAGGTCAATCAAGAAGTCCCAGGTCCAGGTGCCGGAGAAGGCAATGTCTGTGTCGTGGCCATCGTTGGTCATGTTAGGGGTGACAAAGGAGTACTGGGGGAGGCTATGGTTGGCGAGGTCGGCGTAGAAGGAGGTAAAGTTCTTGATCTGGCGGAGGCGCGTGGCATCCTCGGTGACGGAGTCGAAAAGGACCATGGGGTTGTGCTTGCGCACGTAGTCGTCGTCGCCCGAGGTTGGGTAGCGGAAACCCTGGTATCCCGGGTACGGCAAGTGCTCCTGGTACTCACCCCAGGAGACATTCTTGGTGTCGAACATGTCCGCGATGGTGGAGACGTTGGTGGGGACCTGGTTGAACTCGTCGTTGTCCATGCCGAAGGTGTCACCACCGGCGGAGGCGCAGTAGTTTGGCTCCGAGGGATGGGTGACTGCCCACATGTTGGTAAGGGTGAGACCCTTCTT
This is a stretch of genomic DNA from Aspergillus puulaauensis MK2 DNA, chromosome 8, nearly complete sequence. It encodes these proteins:
- a CDS encoding aldehyde dehydrogenase family protein (COG:C;~EggNog:ENOG410PUWE;~InterPro:IPR015590,IPR029510,IPR016160,IPR016161, IPR016162,IPR016163;~PFAM:PF00171;~go_function: GO:0016491 - oxidoreductase activity [Evidence IEA];~go_function: GO:0016620 - oxidoreductase activity, acting on the aldehyde or oxo group of donors, NAD or NADP as acceptor [Evidence IEA];~go_process: GO:0055114 - oxidation-reduction process [Evidence IEA]) yields the protein MTNQVRTISPSSGKVIFEHPGQSLDQIGQIAQVSEDAFRTYKELSLAERKAIIVKALEIIDANKETLVKELADQMGRPVSYIGGEIDTMRKRANYLLDLAEDKLKSVPGQAETGFNRYVKKVPVGPVLLATAWNYPYLITINALVPALLAGNTVILRPSPQTPLFGERLASFFEQAGLPKNVLQVVHFGAWEVFDEVVKIPQIKLVSFVGSTQGGLRLRQATAGRILPLNLELGGNDPAYVRADADLAYTAANVVDGAVFNSGQSCCAIERVYVHADVHDAFVAEIQKELATYKLGDPHDQATTTGPVISSQAVKSVQSHIDEALSRGAVDSTPTNPTFENLPSSGSFIAPRVLTNVSHDMRVMRDETFGPVIPIMKVQSDDEAVALMNDSDYGLTASVWTKDIKAGEELVERIEAGTVYINRCDFPSPDLAWIGWKNSGLGCSLGPQAFDAFYKLKSFHIRQTHG
- a CDS encoding putative MFS transporter (COG:U;~EggNog:ENOG410PKJR;~InterPro:IPR011701,IPR036259;~PFAM:PF07690;~TransMembrane:12 (i71-91o126-146i153-172o178-197i209-231o247-265i365-386o406-426i433-451o457-475i482-502o522-544i);~go_function: GO:0022857 - transmembrane transporter activity [Evidence IEA];~go_process: GO:0055085 - transmembrane transport [Evidence IEA]), translating into MSLVQHVSVLEGVDRAVEPEDEETFDSTHEGFGSIRRKISYDLFPQPVSVIEETSTTAPYKVNTAQRLAQVLATILACWLGSGIIFGFAALKPVLVAQGVYRNLCAAEELDGELDTCYEQELRLNFFFTVGSITANVSSLPVGSILDRHGSRVCGFAASIILAAGSLLMAYSFRHPEINGYIAANFLLALGGTFLFVPSFQIANAFPKYSGSIVALVTGAFDASAAVYLFYRLAFEASNGAFTPDKFFLGFTLVPVLIFFTWVTLMPAHDYQTTHQLEVRIEKAEDATRDVHDSDDDIDSDGELRRVRRERAERRREKMLKLDKVLGDEEERKQREQHEEERQQASAVWGVLHGLPAHKQMASPWFILITALTVLQMLRMNYFIATIRSQYEFMLDEQRGEEINEFFDIALPIGGVISTPFIGLILDHLSVPSTLAIIVFLTTVIGVLNSIPTLTTGYLTVVLFVLLRPLYYSAMSDYATKVFGFATFGRVYGTIICLSGLVNFSQYGLDALTHGPFDGNPIPINIMFAVAGFVVGSILVGYVATAGTRLRKQQQQEAEEDERQRLIPVAEEGPALRYM
- a CDS encoding dienelactone hydrolase (COG:Q;~EggNog:ENOG410PHF1;~InterPro:IPR032710); this encodes MASVTINAPSGGFLYTNSKNARLIITAETPEFDGDFVEAWLKEGFNVVYVPYSEDEKEYARRLTAVKEGLGVGDNYGVIAFGDAAAFCLDYYLKPNNVSRLCALVCYYPTSIPNTRSRYPQTVRILTHLAGEVIDVITTPTVLGLQGKKKRSTRQIDPGIGVGEQLEIGHRAYTYSESEPGFAEVDQEEYNRLDADLAFTRSLEVLRRAYGQDRDLEKAWEEHLQGKFFSLDLNDTMEHYTKNLTPAVTYAPTLSGGTGARALRRFYDKYFLQKLPPSMRLRLISRTTGADRVVDEIYISFEHTQEVPWMLPGVPPTNKRVEIVIVSIVSLRAKQLYSEHTYWDQASVLVQVGLLDPKLVPQGVQGVDRLPVIGRESARRILNEDPEVDEPEFHNRLIIRGRKRRESKSSRATESQLQSPVPQSETESPNMGKQAGAQNGEEKGEETTEATETESPNKGKQAGAQNGEENGEETMETTETTETRETRETSGTQNYEKSHVEEVKEGQEGQEEEL
- a CDS encoding putative acid phosphatase (COG:S;~EggNog:ENOG410PH8E;~InterPro:IPR007312,IPR017850;~PFAM:PF04185;~SECRETED:SignalP(1-18);~go_function: GO:0003824 - catalytic activity [Evidence IEA];~go_function: GO:0016788 - hydrolase activity, acting on ester bonds [Evidence IEA]); amino-acid sequence: MYSKTLVTLLGGLSLALAQTSSEQTPSVAEIEAARATVKPYSPVTNVQGKTFSRFVNIWLENTDFDVAANEKHLAKLAKKGLTLTNMWAVTHPSEPNYCASAGGDTFGMDNDEFNQVPTNVSTIADMFDTKNVSWGEYQEHLPYPGYQGFRYPTSGDDDYVRKHNPMVLFDSVTEDATRLRQIKNFTSFYADLANHSLPQYSFVTPNMTNDGHDTDIAFSGTWTWDFLIDLLDNEHFMKDTLVLLTFDENDTYELGNKVFSFLLGGAVPKQLLGKEDNTFYTHYSIIASLSANFGLPSLGRWDCGANLLSFLADKVGYTNYEVDTNNLYLNVSYPGPLANGEYAKQTFDWPVPATEGKCSGGHGILDVVKKTYAGLNATHDYSSPVPFDVKTGNSVGVKYSRTLKSGQRETHVTGKKPATSRKP